In the Gossypium raimondii isolate GPD5lz chromosome 9, ASM2569854v1, whole genome shotgun sequence genome, one interval contains:
- the LOC105798239 gene encoding uncharacterized protein LOC105798239 has protein sequence MQNIYVSASKYLGMGLQGATSGMEDAKEQIVQESKNSTLPSQDEKNPFIPGREIPPDAQDQIQRFYHENEEFQDCEVRAEGHEGTPHEALILALGYLGVRDLFVIENVCTSL, from the exons ATGCAGAACATATATGTTTCAGCAAGCAAATATTTAGGGATGGGTTTACAAGGAGCTACGTCAGGCATGGAGGATGCCAAAGAGCAAATTGTACAGGAGTCCAAAAATTCCACGCTACCATCTCAAGATGAG AAAAATCCCTTCATCCCTGGAAGAGAGATACCTCCTGATGCACAAGATCAAATACAGAGATTTTATCAT GAAAATGAAGAATTTCAGGACTGTGAGGTTCGTGCTGAGGGACATGAAGGAACCCCTCATGAAGCTCTTATTTTGGCGCTTGGCTATTTGGGTGTGCGGGATCTTTTTGTTATTGAGAATGTTTGCACATCTCTGTGA